In Xiphophorus maculatus strain JP 163 A chromosome 18, X_maculatus-5.0-male, whole genome shotgun sequence, a single genomic region encodes these proteins:
- the kiaa0100 gene encoding protein KIAA0100 homolog isoform X1: MSLLLVSFLLILLSGVVLLRFLFRWLFCTLAVRFFRAALNAELKIKSVGLFSVKGVSVQFHPQHTLEIDRIWLSSRLLNQDLPRYLALCVGDTRVRFDLQVPLGPLLKTGHGKKTKKTSVNPKTLRFLSQLLSFHVSSVNVMVLNLALSESLWHMTVTGITLLLDHQSKRLAWDFSVGQLSSKVLKSSQLDICLAELALSLLLSGDVALPEMRPGCLSLNVRTLTAELHEGLFLSQLLMSPKSQKKKDPAVSGEQECDDAEFIRTETVEKFHQLLPHNVNVEFDNTNVTLSMHSQKRHLNWTLKSLKMSYGRDDEQLPLKSFTPELSFPQSSLELILEDGLLLSQSRQRILCVNTLKTFLQVTSIDISGSFTVNTCIVHYRHQEFSHWLNLFPWQQLLHRKEAHRKSPLDYFPTLVFLRRLPHLDAPVMISSSVSNVNVSVQLGDTTPFALGFIAANAEVQHLLDLKVDNDSSDSQNLHRRASLTLDSFWWRVGQGSHIQQAPHPPGKHVWGEALILDTLSLQGSLNRPQSACSSQPPSLNVESSLKGLQVELSETCALCLSRLLSLLRISADPQPHLPDVTPDSPSGDEAVKSGHSSSQPGLLFKLDCCLDDVNVFTVSNVAGAVSLRMDTVSMLSSAESSRVSLQEMSLSLVKTLTENMEACCPASQALNPILKLTAITVWYHVTTPSLQVQCEDELAVDWAPQDHMVLFQHMTEAQACWRMLRGEQEENRDAVLGQTRSFSVRLEMGSTHLTAHVSEKNYILLHTKAFSLSKHAGSIHIRSPLLIFNFDGNNIVSFNELDVETHDELTEMQLHRDAFPFLATPHNRVWVLTCPSLSVEFPYQYNFSKTFDMAIGVQKWLKTLHLPRGPPPSEQRLPPDLVFKISQFSFVFLDDVFEIKLRDNYELMKDESKESAKRLQLLDKKVAELRKQHGELLPARKIEELYSSLEKKHIEIYIQRSRRLYANTPMRKSLLTWNVSDLELVALADQCFHGPEKVREQLRDIDRISPFPRDGLPLVVQWCRAVKFKLGAFLVRIRDYPRYLFEIRDWELSGRLIGTEQDGQARAHRKQTVPLGAPWGDVTVHRNMPPLKFYYDFKSNISLYTIVWGPCWDPAWTLIGQSVDLLTKPTADPSPPLAWWDKSRLLLHGHWLMNIEHANLHQLATEDPYNTTENLHWEWTKLNFDWNPGEFVFKGNLDVNVRTASKYDDICFLHLPNLCMTLDLQWLCHGNPHDHHAVMVCCAENIADVTSGQPHDSYRAFRSENLNLSITMDLNQNCSTEPPEPRILLYSSTLRWMQNFWATWTSVSRPICRGKLFHSLRPVRKKLGQHYKQMSYTAAFPQLQVHYWASFAQQRGVQVECNKGHVFTRGTQRLIPQAGTVMRRLISEWNVTQMVSELSQVTVHLMASTWDETADHQMNAQVKKTHLLSLSSLSYQRQSNRMEEEVNTTDETNASYTHKLRLVDLRASWTTINRNIAFGLYDGYKKASVLKRNLSTEALKGLKIDTHLQTKKLKRSPSNYSPTAALVTPVVPAANRVEKSQNEGTSMLQKLIEETDKFVVFSEEDSGVSDQLCGIAACQTDDVFNRNWFIELVNCQMMLRGTETAGCVLVSAAKAQLLQCEHHPTWYSDTLKQKTTWTCLLDGMQYFATMELNPSEQEDRQLWLEVKNIEEHRQRNLDSVQELMESGQAVGGMVSTTTDWNQPAQVNESQQVQRIISRCSCRMHYISYSHDINPELATQIKPPEMRNNHEKEDLLKKQAGAVETFTLIHHDLEISTNPVQYAMILDIVNNLLLHVEPRRKEHSEKKQRVRFQLEISSNPEEQRSSILHLQEAVRQHLAQIRRLEKQIYSNIRAQTDEANSDELMDINMRLQNQLNQEKNDMQMKSEELNILIRCFKDFQLQRANKLELRKPPEDVGVVRRTEIYFAQARWCLTEEDGQLGIAELELQRFMYSKLNKSDDTAEHLLELGWFTMNNLLPNAAYKRVRVVLRPQSNCQSGRQFALRIFSKVRPPVGGISVKEHFEVNVVPLTIQLMYQFFKRMMGFFFPGRNVEEEDVTDEEDKSRMVTTAIPVKPRPLSEDTMGAMGPSKSITQGLNRTAGVRRSFRKPPEHPVDDIDKMKERAAMNNSFIYIKIPQVPLCVSYKGEKSSVDWKDLNLVLPCLEYHNNTWTWLDFAMAVKRDSRKALVAQMIKEKLRLKPASVAELRGKASDAKTDNNQQQQEEDEKARLLIGLSTADKSSSKKSIFSRRK; the protein is encoded by the exons ATGTCTCTCCTCCTAGTATCCTTTCTTCTAATCCTCCTGTCGGGGGTTGTGCTGTTACGTTTCCTGTTCAG atggcTGTTCTGCACCTTGGCGGTCCGATTCTTCCGGGCTGCGCTGAACGCAGAGCTGAAGATCAAATCAGTAGGGCTGTTTTCCGTCAAAGGAGTCAGTGTCCAGTTTCACCCCCAGCACACTCTG GAAATCGACAGGATTTGGTTGTCGAGCAGACTTCTGAACCAGGACTTACC GCGATACCTAGCGCTATGCGTCGGTGACACCCGAGTCAGGTTCGACCTTCAAGTACCGCTGGGCCCACTGCTGAAGACCGGTCatggaaaaaagacaaagaagacttCAGTCAACCCCAAAACGCTCCGCTTTCTGTCCCAG CTGCTGTCCTTCCACGTCAGCTCAGTCAACGTGATGGTGCTGAACCTGGCTCTCTCCGAGTCGCTGTGGCACATGACGGTCACAGGCATCACCTTGTTACTTGACCATCAAAGTAAAAG GTTGGCGTGGGACTTCTCAGTGGGGCAACTAAGTAGTAAAGTTCTCAAAAGCAGCCAGTTG GATATATGTTTGGCTGAGCTGGCCCTCAGCCTGCTGCTGTCGGGGGACGTGGCCCTACCAGAGATGAGGCCAGGCTGCCTGTCCCTCAATGTGAGGACGCTCACAGCAGAGCTGCATGAGGGCTTGTTCCTCAGCCAGCTCCTGATGTCGCCCaagtcccagaaaaaaaaagaccctgCTGTATCTGGTGAGCAag AGTGCGACGACGCTGAATTCATCCGCACCGAGACGGTGGAAAAGTTTCACCAGCTGCTCCCCCACAACGTCAACGTGGAGTTCGACAACACAAACGTGACCCTGTCCATGCACAGCCAGAAGAG ACACCTGAATTGGACTCTGAAATCTTTGAAGATGAGTTACGGACGCGACGACGAGCAGCTTCCCCTGAAGAGCTTCACTCCTGAGCTGAGTTTTCCTCAGAGCAGCCTGGAGCTCATCCTGGAGG ATGGACTTCTTCTTTCTCAGAGCAGGCAGAGGATCCTTTGCGTGAACACGCTGAAGACGTTCCTGCAG GTTACGTCCATTGACATCTCAGGGTCGTTCACAGTCAACACCTGCATCGTGCACTATCGCCACCAAGAGTTCTCCCATTGGTTGAATCTGTTTCCCTGGCAACAGCTGCTCCACAGAAAGGAAGCCCACAGAAAGAG TCCGTTAGATTATTTTCCCACCCTGGTCTTCCTCAGGCGTCTCCCCCACTTGGACGCTCCCGTGATGATCTCGTCCTCAGTGTCCAACGTCAACGTGTCCGTGCAGCTGGGGGACACCACGCCCTTCGCTCTGGGCTTCATCGCCGCTAACGCAG aagtGCAGCATCTTCTCGACCTCAAGGTCGACAACGACAGCTCAGATTCTCAGAACCTGCACCGGCGGGCCTCGCTGACCCTGGACAGCTTCTGGTGGAGAGTGGGTCAAGGCTCTCACATCCAGCAGGCTCCTCACCCGCCGGGTAAACACGTGTGGGGCGAAGCGCTAATTCTAGACACCTTAAGTCTCCAG GGGAGTTTGAACAGACCCCAGTCCGCCTGCAGCAGCCAGCCTCCCAGCCTGAACGTGGAGTCCAGTCTGAAGGGTCTCCAGGTGGAGCTGTCGGAGACCTGCGCGCTGTGCCTCTCTCGCCTCCTGTCCCTCCTGCGGATTTCCGCTGACCCTCAGCCTCACCTGCCAGACGTGACGCCCGACTCGCCCTCTGGAGACGAAGCCGTCAAGTCAGGCCACTCCTCCTCACAGCCCGGCCTGCTTTTTAAACTGGACTGCTGTCTGGACGATGTCAATGTGTTCACAGTCTCCAATGTGGCGG GAGCCGTGTCTCTGCGCATGGACACCGTCAGCATGCTGAGCTCCGCAGAGAGCTCCAGAGTGTCTCTCCAGGAGATGAGCTTGTCTCTGGTGAAAACTCTCACTGAGAACATGGAAGCGTGCTGCCCCGCCTCCCAGGCCCTCAACCCCATACTCAAACTCACCGCAATAACCGTCTGGTACCACGTCACCACACCCAGCTTACAG GTTCAGTGTGAAGACGAGCTGGCTGTAGACTGGGCTCCACAGGACCACATGGTCTTGTTCCAGCACATGACCGAAGCTCAGGCCTGTTGGCGTATGCTCCGTGGCGAACAGGAAGAGAACAGAGACGCCGTGCTGGGTCAGACCAGAAGCTTCTCCGTACGCCTGGAAATGGGTTCGACCCATTTGACGGCCCACGTCAGCGAGAAGAACTACATCCTCCTGCACACCAAGGCCTTCTCCCTTTCAAAGCACGCCGGCTCCATACACATACGCTCCCCTCTGCTCATCTTCAACTTCGACGGCAACAACATCGTCTCATTCAACGAGCTGGACGTGGAGACTCACGACGAGCTCACCGAGATGCAGCTGCACAGGGACGCCTTCCCGTTCCTAGCCACTCCCCACAACCGAGTCTGGGTCCTCACCTGCCCATCTCTGTCCGTGGAGTTCCCCTACCAGTACAACTTCTCCAAGACCTTTGACATGGCCATCGGCGTGCAGAAGTGGCTGAAGACTCTCCACCTCCCTCGGGGTCCGCCGCCATCCGAGCAACGGCTGCCTCCCGACCTCGTGTTCAAAATCAGCCAGTTCTCCTTCGTCTTCCTGGACGACGTCTTCGAAATCAAGCTGAGAGACAACTACGAGCTGATGAAAGACGAGAGTAAGGAGAGCGCCAAGCGCCTGCAGCTCCTGGACAAGAAGGTGGCAGAACTCAGGAAGCAGCACGGAGAACTTCTGCCCGCCAGAAAGATAGAGGAGCTGTACAGCTCGCTGGAGAAGAAGCACATAGAGATCTACATCCAGCGCTCGCGCCGACTCTACGCCAACACTCCCATGAGGAAGTCTCTGCTGACCTGGAACGTGTCGGACCTGGAGCTCGTCGCCCTGGCCGATCAGTGTTTTCACGGTCCGGAGAAAGTCAGAGAGCAGCTCAGAGACATCGACAGGATCAGTCCCTTCCCCCGAGACGGGCTACCTCTGGTGGTTCAGTGGTGTCGTGCTGTCAAGTTTAAGCTAGGCGCTTTTTTGG TGAGAATTCGAGATTATCCCCGCTACCTGTTTGAGATCCGGGACTGGGAGCTGTCGGGACGTCTGATCGGGACGGAGCAGGACGGTCAGGCGAGGGCTCATCGCAAGCAGACCGTCCCGCTCGGAGCGCCGTGGGGAGATGTGACGGTCCACAGAAACATGCCTCCACTCAAGTTCTACTATGATTTCAAAT CCAACATCTCTCTGTATACCATCGTGTGGGGGCCATGTTGGGACCCTGCCTGGACGCTGATTGGGCAGTCGGTAGACCTGCTGACCAAACCCACAGCCGATCCGTCTCCCCCTCTGGCCTGGTGGGACAAAAGCCGTCTGCTCCTGCACGGACACTGGCTCATGAACATCGAGCACGCCAACCTGCATCAGCTGGCTACCGAG GATCCGTACAACACAACCGAGAACTTGCACTGGGAATGGACCAAGCTGAACTTCGACTGGAATCCTGGGGAGTTCGTGTTTAAAGGGAATTTGGACGTAAACGTCCGGACGGCATCAAA GTACGACGACATCTGTTTCCTGCATTTGCCCAACCTCTGCATGACCCTTGATCTTCAGTGGCTTTGCCACGGCAACCCCCACGACCACCATGCGGTCATGGTCTGCTGCGCCGAGAACATCGCGGACGTGACCTCGGGACAGCCTCACGACTCCTACCGAGCTTTTCGCTCTGAAAACCTCAACCTCTCCATCACAATGGACCTCAATCAGAACTGCTCCACTG AACCTCCCGAGCCTCGAATCTTGCTGTACAGCAGCACCCTGCGCTGGATGCAGAACTTCTGGGCCACCTGGACCAGCGTTTCTCGACCGATCTGCAGAGGCAAGCTCTTCCACAGCCTCAGGCCGGTCCGCAAAAAGCTGGGTCAGCACTACAAGCAGATGTCCTACACAGCCGCCTTCCCTCAGCTGCAA GTGCATTACTGGGCTTCCTTTGCGCAGCAGAGAGGAGTCCAAGTGGAGTGCAACAAAGGTCACGTCTTCACTCGTGGGACTCAGAGACTCATCCCACAGG CCGGCACTGTGATGAGGAGGCTGATCTCTGAGTGGAACGTGACTCAGATGGTGAGTGAGCTGTCTCAGGTGACGGTTCACCTGATGGCCTCCACCTGGGACGAGACGGCCGACCACCAGATGAACGCTCAGGTGAAGAAGACTCACCTGCTCAGCCTGTCGTCGCTTAGCTACCAGCGGCAGAGCAACCGCATGGAGGAG GAAGTGAACACAACAGATGAAACAAATGCCTCTTACACTCACAAACTGCGCCTGGTGGACCTCCGTGCGTCCTGGACGACCATAAACAGAAACATCGCCTTCGGGCTGTACGACGGTTATAAAAAGGCGTCCGTGTTGAAAAGGAATCTCTCCACCGAAGCTCTGAAGGGTCTGAAGATcgacacacacctgcagacgAAGAAACTCAAGCGTTCCCCCTCCAACTACTCCCCGACCGCGGCTCTCGTCACTCCGGTCGTTCCCGCCGCCAATCGAGTAGAGAAAAGTCAAAACGAAG GAACGTCGATGTTGCAGAAGCTGATCGAGGAGACGGACAAGTTTGTGGTGTTTTCCGAGGAGGACTCTGGAGTGAGCGACCAGCTGTGCGGCATTGCTGCCTGTCAGACCGACGACGTGTTCAACCGTAACTGGTTCATAGAGCTGGTCAACTGTCAG ATGATGCTGCGCGGCACAGAAACAGCCGGCTGCGTGCTGGTGTCTGCAGCCAAGGCCCAGCTGCTGCAGTGCGAGCACCACCCAACCTGGTACAGCGACACGCTGAAGCAGAAGACCACCTGGACCTGCCTGCTAGACGGCATGCAGTACTTTGCCACCATGGAGCTGAATCCCTCTGAGCAGGAGGACCGGCAGCTGTGGCTGGAG gTGAAAAACATTGAAGAGCACAGGCAGCGTAACCTGGACTCAGTGCAGGAGCTGATGGAGAGCGGCCAGGCGGTGGGAGGGATGGTCAGCACCACTACAG ACTGGAACCAGCCCGCGCAGGTGAACGAGTCGCAGCAGGTGCAGCGTATCATCTcgcgctgcagctgcaggatgcACTACATCAGCTACAGCCACGACATCAACCCAGAGCTGGCCACGCAGATCAAGCCTCCCGAGATGAGGAACAACCACGAGAAAGAGGACCTGCTGAAAAAACAGGCGG GTGCCGTGGAAACGTTCACTCTCATTCACCACGACCTGGAGATTTCCACGAACCCGGTTCAGTACGCCATGATCCTGGACATCGTCAACAACCTGCTGCTTCACGTGGAGCCCAGGCGCAAG GAGCACAGCGAGAAGAAGCAGCGGGTTCGCTTCCAGCTGGAGATCTCCAGCAACCCAGAGGAGCAGCGCAGCAGCATCCTGCACCTGCAGGAGGCGGTGAGGCAGCACCTCGCTCAGATCAGACGCCTCGAGAAGCAGATCTACTCCAACATCAGG GCTCAAACCGACGAAGCGAACAGCGACGAACTGATGGACATCAACATGCGGCTGCAGAACCAGCTGAACCAGGAGAAGAATGACATGCAGATGAAGAGCGAGGAGCTCAACATCCTCATCAG GTGTTTTAAAGATTTCCAGCTGCAGCGGGCAAACAAGCTGGAGCTGCGAAAGCCGCCAGAAGACGTGGGTGTGGTGCGCAGGACGGAGATCTACTTCGCTCAGGCTCGTTGGTGTCTAACCGAAGAGGATGGGCAGCTGGGCATCGcagagctggagctgcagaggtTCATGTACAGCAAG CTGAACAAGTCCGATGACACGGCCGAACATCTGCTGGAGCTCGGGTGGTTCACGATGAACAACCTGCTCCCAAACGCAGCTTACAAG CGTGTGAGG GTTGTGCTTCGACCTCAGAGCAACTGCCAGTCGGGGCGACAGTTTGCCCTGCGAATCTTCAGCAAAGTGCGCCCCCCGGTGGGAGGAATCTCCGTGAAGGAGCACTTTGAG GTGAACGTGGTGCCGCTCACCATCCAGCTCATGTACCAGTTCTTCAAACGGATGATGGGGTTCTTCTTCCCGGGCCGAAACGTTGAAGAGGAAGACGTCACAGATGAGGAAGACAAGTCCAGAATGGTCACTACTG CTATCCCAGTCAAACCCCGGCCACTGTCGGAGGACACCATGGGCGCCATGGGCCCCAGTAAGAGCATCACCCAGGGACTGAACCGCACGGCAGGGGTCAGGAGGTCGTTCAGGAAGCCTCCAGAG CATCCTGTGGATGACATCGATAAGATGAAGGAGAGAGCTGCTATGAACAATTCCTTCATCTACATCAAGATTCCCCAAGTGCCTCTGTGTGTCAGCTACAAG GGAGAGAAGAGCAGTGTGGACTGGAAAGACCTGAACCTGGTTCTTCCGTGTTTGGAGTACCACAACAACACGTGGACGTGGCTGGACTTCGCCATGGCAGTGAAACGGGACAGCCGGAAGGCCCTCGTAGCGCAG ATGATAAAGGAGAAGCTGCGGCTGAAGCCGGCCTCCGTGGCGGAGCTGCGCGGGAAGGCGTCCGACGCCAAGACGGACaacaaccagcagcagcaggaggaagacgagaAGGCCCGGCTCCTCATCGGCCTCAGCACCGCGGACAAAAGCTCCAGCAAGAAGAGCATCTTCAGCCGACgcaagtga